A segment of the Verrucomicrobiota bacterium genome:
TGCACTGGGCTTCCTCGAACCCGCGCTGACGCTGACGCAGGGTGAGATTGGCCTTAATCAAGTCGGGCAGGCCCAACGAGCGGAAGGCGCGCGAAACGCTGAGCAGGCCGGCGTGCGCGCTGGTGGCTTCGAGCAGGGGACGCTCGTCCAGGATGAACGGCGTCTTGTGCAGCAAGGGCAAGCAAGCAGCCACGGAATAAGATATAGAACGTCTATATCTCCCTGTCAACAAGAAATCCCCGCGGGTGGCGCTTTTTCTATGAAAACCGAGAACTTAGGCGAGGATCAGGGTGACGGGCAAAACTGTTGACGCACTGGCGGCCCGTGGTTAGATTGCGCCTCCCTTTTGGGTTCCAGAGTAGCTCAATGGTAGAGCAGCCGGCTGTTAACCGGCGGGTTGTAGGTTCGAGCCCTACCTCTGGAGCCAGTTTTCCTAAGGCAAACGATGGGTTCCCGAAACCAGACACAGATTTGGCACAAAAACCCGCCGAATCTGAGCAGCGGAATTACGCGTAAAGGGGTCAGTCCCACATATTGACACCGTTGCCCTGTTTGGGCAGGCTTTGGCGCATGGCACGCAAGCTCCGCATTGAGTATCCGGGCGCGATTTACCACGTGATGAATCGTGGCAGCCAGCGTTGCAGCAGGCTGGAATGAACCTCGACCGCAGCCATTGAGCTTGTGAAATCAACTGTGATGAGCCAGACCCCGGGATCGATCCGCTCTCGCCGCCACGACCTCGACGCCCTGCGCGCCACCGCGATGTTGCTGGGCATCTTCTATCACGCCGCGCTTTCCTTTGCCGCGGGGATTCCCTGGATGGTTCGAGATGTGAGTCAGGCCCAGGGTCTCAATCCGCACGCGCCCAAACTGCGCCTCATTCGCAAGGCGTTGAAGGACGCCATCGCCGAGAAGGGCGTCAATCCGTATTGGCCGGAGAAAAACGCGAAGAGTTTTGAGGCCGCTGACCGCCAGCACCAGCAGACCCTTGTCTGCGCCCAGTGCCATGTCGAATACACCTGCGGCCCGGGCACTGACAAGGTCGTCCGCGATCACTTCCCGTGGGTCAAGGCGCGCGACTTGCAGGATCACTACACCAAGACCTTTGAATACCAACAGGACTGGAAACACGCGCTCACCGGCGAGCCATTGATCAAGAGCCAGCACCCGGCGGCGGAAACCTTCTGGGAAAGCAAATACGAGCGGGCCGGTGCGTCCTGTGCCACCTGCCACATGCCCAAACTCACCTGGGGCGGCAAGACCTTCACCTCCCATTGGATGACCAGCCCGTTCAAGTATCTTGATCGCCACCTCAAGGGCGACAAACAATTTGGGGCTTACCCTTGCGCCGAGTGCCACAAAGTGGACGCGGACAAACTCCTGACCCAGGCCAAACGGGTGCAACAACATGTTTTCGATCTCCAGCGGCAGACGCAACAAGCGTTGAGCGACGCGATTGACGCCATCGTCGCGGCCAAAGCGGCGCAGGAACGCGGAACGGCGGTGGACACCGGCAAACTGAAGGAAGCAGTGCGTTTGCACCAACTGGCGCATGTGCGCTGGGAGAATTTGGTCGTGTTGGAGAACAGCATGGGCTTTCACAACCCCGAGGAAGTAATGCTGGAACTGGGCAAGGCGGTGGATTTTGCGCGGCAGGCGCAGTTGCTCGCTCGGGAAACACTCCAGCCCCCGGCTCGTTGACGGGCGCAATCCCTTGCGCGATGCGTCGCGCGAGGACGCAGGCTCAACACGGCTTGTCCGCCATTGGACTCCGCGCACCCTGATGAGCGCATGGCTCTGCAAATGAAGCTCCCTCCAAGTGGATTGCCAGTAACCACGGCTGGCTTGCCGCTCGCGACCGGGCCGCCAAACATTTCGCAGGCTTGATTGCCAACCCGTTGCCACTCAGCACAAGGGGCAGCACCACCGAGCGTGTCGTGCGTCACGCTGCCTGTCCCGTGCTCACGGTTCGCTCCCACGCCGAAGCGAAATCGTCCAGCACCAAATCCCGGAGTCTCGCGCCGAGCATCAACCGCATCCTCGTGCCGGTGGACTTCTCCGCGCCGTCTCGTGAGATGCTGAAATTCGCCGTTGCGTTCGCGCTCAATTCCGTGCCTCGCTGGTGTTGTTGCACGTGATGAATCGCATCAACGTGCCGTCGCGGGTGGTTTTATGCGCGACACAGTTCAGAAGAATCTGTTTCTTCGGAAGGTCCAAGGCCTCCGACCGGATTCCCTCTCCTTGGGGAGAGAATTCCTCGAAGCCGTTCGCACGTGGAACCCCAGAATGGCCCCCTCACCCCGTCCCTCTCCCCCTCGTAGGGGGCGAGGGGGACGTTCTTGGGAAGCTTCCTTGGTCTGATCACCATGCTCACGCCCCATGAACCAGGGCGAGTCCGTCCCGGCGAGCCGCTCGACTTGCATGGACCGCGTCCGACTCGGCTCGCCGGGGACAGGCTTGCCCTACCGTCAGGTTCATGGGAAGTTCCCACGGCCAAAAAGCCGTGCACACGGCCCTTGAGCCGAAAACCGTGCGGACCGCAGCCTTTAGGCTTCGGCGCACTCTCCGGGGTCGAGCGTTGAAGCGGCCTAAAGGCCGCGGTCCGAGGAGACGGTTCATGGGAAGAAGCACCCTTACAGCCGAGATGATTTGAGCCTGGGCCATGTGACTGTTACGCTCGGCCGAATCTTTCAATCGGCGATCAGATGCCTTGTATGTCCGCGCGAAAGAAAGCCTATCCAGTTTCGACCAACAACAAGACGCGGGTCGTGGTCATCACGGCCGTGTTGATCGTTGGAGCGCTCGGCATTGGTTTCTGGAAGTTCAAGTCATCGCGGCCCGCTTCAGACGCAGAGAATGGTCCGCCAGGCGCGATAAAACCAATTCCGAGGCAAAATGACGCCGCGACCTTTGCCCAATACGCAGGGTCACAAAGCTGCCGCGACTGTCACGCCGCGGCCTTTGACAACTGGCAACGATCTCATCATGCGCTGGCGGAGCGGGCCATGGATTTGGCCCTCGACAAAGCCGCTTTCGATCCGGCTCGCGAAATCAAGCACGGCACTCAAGCTTCGCAGGCCAGCTTCACGGCCGGACATTTCCAACTTCACACCCCTGGGCTGAAACAAAACCGCGAGTCCTTTCGACTGGATCGCGTCATCGGGGTCGAACCGCTCCGGCAGTTCTTGGTGGCTGGCGAGCGCGGTCGTTTTCAGGTGACGGAACTGGCTTTCGATCCGGGCCGCCGCGAGTGGTTCGACGTGTTTGGCGAAGAAGATCGCCAGCCGGGCGAATGGGGCCACTGGACCGGCCGCGGCATGACCTGGAACCAGATGTGCGCCGGCTGCCACAACACGCGTTTGCGAAAGAATTACAACCCGACCACGGACTCCTACTTTACAGCCATGGTCGAAGTCGGCGTCGGTTGCGAAGCGTGCCACGGCCCGTTGAAGAACCACGCGCAATGGCAAAAGGGGCGCCCGCAACCAGCCAAGAGCGATCCCACTATCCGGCGGCCGGACCGCGAGTTGACCCTGGCCACGTGTGGATCGTGTCACGCGCGCCGCGGCGAGTTGACCGGCGATTTCGCGGTTGGCGACCGTTTCTTGGACCACTTTGTTCTGATGATCCCGGATGAGTCGGACCTTTACTACGCGGACGGCCAGGTCCGCGACGAGAATTACGAATACGCCTCCTTTCTCAGCAGCAAGATGTTTGCGGCCGGTGTCACATGCATGGATTGCCACGAGCCGCACTCGGCGAAACTCCGAACCCTCGATGATTCCCTTTGCCAGCGCTGTCACGCCCCGCCCGTTCTGCCGGCGCCGCGGATCGATCCTGCCGCGCATAGCCACCACAAACCCGAGACTCCTGGCGGGCGTTGTGTGGACTGCCACATGCCCTTGACGACTTACATGCAACGGCACCCGCGCCGCGATCACGGCTTCACGATCCCCGACCCCCTCCTGACCGCGCAGCACGGCATTCCGAATGCCTGCAACCGGTGTCACACGGATCGCGACACCGCATGGGCTTTGGCAACAGTTGAGAATTGGTATGGGGAACGCATGAACCGGCCCTCGCGCTTTCGAGCGCAAACGGTCGCCAAAGCGCGAGCCGGCGACACCAACGCCGTGCCGAATTTGATGGGCTTGGCACGCGAGGAAAAAATCCCGCTCTGGCGCGCCGCCGCCACGCGTTTGTTGGAACGCTGGGCGGACATTCCGGAAGTCAAGACGGCCCTGCTGGAGCGAGTCGGCGATGCCGATCCGCTCGTCCGCGTGCAAGCCGCGCATGCGCTCGCGCCGCTCGTCGAAGGGAGTGACGCCAGGGCGCTGAACAGCTTGCGTTTTCTGCTGAACGACTCCGTTCGCGCTGTGCGAGTCGAAGCCGCGTGGGCGTTGCACGGGACGCTTGAAACCAACTCCGTCGCCGGCCAGGAGTTGTTCTACTCCCTGGACCTGAACTCCGATCAACCATCCGGCGCATTCCAGTTCGGAATGTTCTGGATGGACCGCGGTAATCCGGGCGAAGCCTTGCGCTGGTTTGAACGCGCCGTGAATTGGGATGGCCGTTCGGCGCCGCTGCGCGATGCGCTGGCGG
Coding sequences within it:
- a CDS encoding ammonia-forming cytochrome c nitrite reductase subunit c552, which produces MSQTPGSIRSRRHDLDALRATAMLLGIFYHAALSFAAGIPWMVRDVSQAQGLNPHAPKLRLIRKALKDAIAEKGVNPYWPEKNAKSFEAADRQHQQTLVCAQCHVEYTCGPGTDKVVRDHFPWVKARDLQDHYTKTFEYQQDWKHALTGEPLIKSQHPAAETFWESKYERAGASCATCHMPKLTWGGKTFTSHWMTSPFKYLDRHLKGDKQFGAYPCAECHKVDADKLLTQAKRVQQHVFDLQRQTQQALSDAIDAIVAAKAAQERGTAVDTGKLKEAVRLHQLAHVRWENLVVLENSMGFHNPEEVMLELGKAVDFARQAQLLARETLQPPAR
- a CDS encoding universal stress protein, which produces MASNHGWLAARDRAAKHFAGLIANPLPLSTRGSTTERVVRHAACPVLTVRSHAEAKSSSTKSRSLAPSINRILVPVDFSAPSREMLKFAVAFALNSVPRWCCCT
- a CDS encoding tetratricopeptide repeat protein, producing MPCMSARKKAYPVSTNNKTRVVVITAVLIVGALGIGFWKFKSSRPASDAENGPPGAIKPIPRQNDAATFAQYAGSQSCRDCHAAAFDNWQRSHHALAERAMDLALDKAAFDPAREIKHGTQASQASFTAGHFQLHTPGLKQNRESFRLDRVIGVEPLRQFLVAGERGRFQVTELAFDPGRREWFDVFGEEDRQPGEWGHWTGRGMTWNQMCAGCHNTRLRKNYNPTTDSYFTAMVEVGVGCEACHGPLKNHAQWQKGRPQPAKSDPTIRRPDRELTLATCGSCHARRGELTGDFAVGDRFLDHFVLMIPDESDLYYADGQVRDENYEYASFLSSKMFAAGVTCMDCHEPHSAKLRTLDDSLCQRCHAPPVLPAPRIDPAAHSHHKPETPGGRCVDCHMPLTTYMQRHPRRDHGFTIPDPLLTAQHGIPNACNRCHTDRDTAWALATVENWYGERMNRPSRFRAQTVAKARAGDTNAVPNLMGLAREEKIPLWRAAATRLLERWADIPEVKTALLERVGDADPLVRVQAAHALAPLVEGSDARALNSLRFLLNDSVRAVRVEAAWALHGTLETNSVAGQELFYSLDLNSDQPSGAFQFGMFWMDRGNPGEALRWFERAVNWDGRSAPLRDALAVCLSTLGRSADAVRELEAACQLAPKDAHYRYKLGLAFNEVGKLAEAVGALEESVKLDPQLAQAWYNLGLAYSASGRLEEGLQASTRAESIDGASARIPYARATILARLGRIDEARRAATRALEIQRDHREAAALLEQLQQSAR